In the genome of Magnolia sinica isolate HGM2019 chromosome 2, MsV1, whole genome shotgun sequence, one region contains:
- the LOC131227098 gene encoding pathogenesis-related protein 1-like, whose translation MKILIFSQPQPHLLTEKTYYNTIEIMVAGTVSHEIQSPISPSRFWNAIVKDSHNLMPKLMPEIITSIVILEGDGGVGTIRQSNFTDAIKDFSYWKDRIDEIDNDKHLFKYSVIEGGLLGKKVKSTTFTLEFKGGIEGGSICKFHGEFETVEGSVPKEDETKEMMGNMVGMFKAVEGYLVANPNAYV comes from the exons ATGAAAATTCTCATCTTTTCACAACCTCAACCCCATCTACTCACTGAAAAAACATATTATAATACAATTGAAATCATGGTTGCAGGTACAGTCAGTCATGAAATCCAATCTCCGATTTCACCGTCAAGATTCTGGAATGCGATTGTGAAGGACTCCCACAACCTCATGCCCAAACTTATGCCCGAAATCATAACAAGCATTGTTATCCTTGAAGGTGATGGTGGGGTCGGAACTATCAGACAATCCAACTTCACCGATG CTATCAAGGACTTCAGTTATTGGAAGGACCGCATAGATGAGATCGACAATGATAAGCACTTATTCAAGTACTCAGTGATCGAGGGTGGCTTGCTTGGTAAGAAAGTGAAGTCGACTACATTTACTCTAGAATTCAAAGGTGGCATTGAGGGTGGGAGCATATGCAAGTTCCATGGGGAGTTTGAGACAGTTGAAGGAAGCGTGCCTAAAGAAGATGAAACAAAGGAGATGATGGGAAACATGGTGGGAATGTTTAAGGCTGTGGAAGGATATCTTGTTGCAAATCCAAATGCAtacgtttag
- the LOC131227107 gene encoding pathogenesis-related protein STH-2-like: MQILIFSQAQSHLFTTQKNPQYINTIEIMVAGTVSHEILSPISPSRLWKAIVKDSHNLMPKLMPEIISSIVILEGDGGVGTIRQSNFTDAIKDFSYWKDRIDEIDDDKHVFKYSVIEGGLLGKKVKSTTFTLEFKGGVEGGSVCKFHGEFETVEGSVPKEDETKEMMGNMVGMFKAVEGYLLANPNAYA, translated from the exons ATGCAAATTCTCATATTTTCACAAGCTCAATCCCATCTATTTACTACCCAAAAAAACCCACAATACATTAATACTATTGAAATCATGGTTGCAGGTACAGTGAGTCATGAAATCCTTTCTCCAATTTCACCGTCTAGACTCTGGAAGGCGATCGTGAAGGACTCCCACAACCTCATGCCCAAGCTCATGCCTGAAATCATATCAAGCATCGTTATCCTTGAAGGTGATGGTGGGGTTGGCACGATCAGACAGTCCAACTTCACTGATG CTATCAAGGACTTCAGCTACTGGAAGGACCGCATAGACGAGATCGATGATGATAAGCATGTGTTCAAGTACTCAGTGATCGAGGGTGGCCTTCTTGGTAAGAAAGTGAAGTCGACTACATTTACTCTAGAGTTCAAAGGCGGCGTTGAGGGCGGGAGCGTATGCAAGTTCCATGGAGAGTTTGAAACTGTGGAAGGAAGCGTGCCGAAAGAAGATGAAACAAAGGAGATGATGGGAAACATGGTGGGAATGTTCAAGGCTGTAGAAGGCTATCTCCTTGCAAATCCAAATGCATATGCTTAG
- the LOC131227114 gene encoding pathogenesis-related protein STH-2-like, whose translation MVAGTVSHEILSTISPARLWKAIVKDSHNLMPKLMPEIISSIVILEGDGGVGTIRQSNFTDVIKDFSYWKDRIDAIDEDKHVFKYSVIEGGLLGKKVKSTTFTLEFKGGVECGSVCKFHGEFETIEGSVPKDDETKEMMGNMVGMFKAVEGYLLANPNAYA comes from the exons ATGGTTGCAGGTACAGTGAGCCATGAAATCCTTTCTACAATTTCGCCGGCCAGACTCTGGAAGGCAATTGTGAAGGACTCCCACAACCTCATGCCCAAGCTCATGCCTGAAATCATATCAAGCATCGTTATCCTTGAAGGTGATGGTGGGGTCGGCACCATCAGACAGTCCAACTTCACTGATG TCATCAAAGACTTCAGCTACTGGAAGGATCGCATAGATGCTATCGACGAGGATAAGCACGTGTTCAAGTACTCAGTGATTGAGGGTGGCCTTCTTGGTAAGAAAGTGAAGTCGACTACGTTTACTCTAGAGTTCAAAGGCGGCGTTGAGTGTGGGAGCGTATGCAAGTTCCATGGGGAGTTTGAGACAATTGAAGGAAGTGTGCCAAAAGATGATGAAACAAAGGAGATGATGGGAAACATGGTGGGAATGTTCAAGGCTGTAGAAGGCTATCTCCTCGCAAATCCAAATGCATATGCTTAg
- the LOC131224184 gene encoding pathogenesis-related protein STH-2-like, with the protein MVAGAVSHEILSQVSPSRFWKAIVKDSHNLMPKLMPEIISSIVILEGDGGVGTIRQSNFTDAIKDFSYWKDRIDAIDDDKRVFKYSVIEGGLLGKKVKSTTFTLEFKGGIEGGSVCEFHGEFETVEGSVPKEEETKEMMENIVGMFKAVEGYLLANPNAYA; encoded by the exons ATGGTTGCGGGTGCAGTGAGTCATGAAATCCTTTCTCAGGTTTCACCGTCCAGATTCTGGAAGGCAATTGTGAAGGACTCCCACAACCTCATGCCCAAGCTAATGCCTGAGATCATATCAAGCATCGTTATCCTTGAAGGTGATGGTGGGGTCGGCACCATCAGACAGTCCAACTTCACTGATG CCATCAAAGACTTCAGCTACTGGAAGGACCGCATAGATGCGATCGACGATGATAAACGCGTGTTCAAGTACTCAGTGATTGAGGGGGGCCTTCTTGGTAAGAAAGTGAAGTCGACTACGTTTACTCTAGAGTTCAAAGGTGGCATTGAGGGTGGGAGCGTATGCGAGTTCCATGGAGAGTTTGAGACAGTTGAAGGAAGCgtgccaaaagaagaagaaacaaaggagatgatggaaaacatTGTGGGAATGTTCAAGGCTGTAGAAGGCTATCTCCTTGCAAATCCAAATGCATATGCTTAg
- the LOC131224193 gene encoding major strawberry allergen Fra a 1-3-like — MVAGTVSHEILSTISPSRLWKAIVKDSHNLMPKLMPEIISSIVILEGDGGVGTIRQSNFTDAIKDFSYWKDHIDAIDDDKCVFKYSVIEGGHLGKKVKSTTFTLEFKGVEGGSVCKFNGEFETIEGSVRKDDETKEMMGNMVGMFKAVEGYLLANPNAYA, encoded by the exons ATGGTTGCGGGTACAGTGAGTCATGAAATCCTTTCTACAATTTCTCCGTCTAGACTCTGGAAGGCAATCGTGAAGGACTCCCACAACCTCATGCCCAAGCTCATGCCTGAAATCATATCAAGCATCGTTATCCTTGAAGGTGATGGTGGGGTCGGCACCATCAGACAGTCCAACTTCACTGATG CCATCAAGGACTTCAGCTACTGGAAGGACCACATAGATGCAATCGACGATGATAAATGCGTGTTCAAGTACTCAGTGATTGAGGGTGGCCATCTTGGTAAGAAAGTGAAGTCGACTACATTTACTCTAGAGTTCAAAGGCGTTGAGGGCGGAAGCGTATGCAAGTTTAATGGAGAGTTTGAGACAATTGAAGGAAGTGTGCGGAAAGACGATGAAACAAAGGAGATGATGGGAAACATGGTGGGAATGTTCAAGGCTGTGGAAGGATATCTCCTTGCAAATCCAAACGCATATGCTTAG
- the LOC131224201 gene encoding pathogenesis-related protein 1-like, which produces MVAGAVSHEILSQISPSRLWKAIVKDSHNLMPKLMPEIISSIVILEGDGGVGTIRQSKFTDAIKDFSYWKDRIDAIDDDKHVFKYSVIEGGLLGKKVKSTTFTLEFKGSDEGGSVCKFHGEFETVEGSVPKEDETKEMMGNMVGMFKAVESYLLANPNAYA; this is translated from the exons ATGGTTGCAGGTGCAGTGAGTCATGAAATCCTTTCTCAGATTTCACCATCCAGACTCTGGAAGGCAATTGTGAAGGACTCCCACAACCTCATGCCGAAGCTCATGCCTGAGATCATATCAAGCATAGTTATCCTTGAAGGTGATGGTGGTGTCGGCACCATCAGACAGTCCAAATTCACTGATG CCATCAAGGACTTCAGCTACTGGAAGGACCGCATAGATGCGATCGACGATGATAAGCATGTGTTCAAGTACTCAGTGATTGAGGGTGGCCTTCTTGGTAAGAAAGTGAAGTCAACTACGTTTACTCTAGAGTTCAAAGGCAGCGATGAGGGTGGGAGCGTATGCAAGTTCCATGGGGAGTTTGAGACAGTTGAAGGAAGTGTGCCGAAAGAAGATGAAACAAAGGAGATGATGGGAAACATGGTGGGAATGTTCAAGGCTGTGGAAAGCTATCTCCTCGCAAATCCAAATGCATACGCTTAG